A single Vigna radiata var. radiata cultivar VC1973A chromosome 8, Vradiata_ver6, whole genome shotgun sequence DNA region contains:
- the LOC111242291 gene encoding uncharacterized protein LOC111242291: MLQLNLDWYVSRIDRNDAELRVALGIDDIGLSKGEESKANASMIQESDEESTDTCTWLAXADVILKKTNSEIASMHREISRLTKEVMDLRQFPMQNEEGRFGEPAEGVGAGDEDVDVGEDDHXLGEEVPAGGDEEGVGAGDEDVDIQPSR, translated from the exons ATGTTACAGTTAAATCTTGATTGGTATGTAAGTCGTATCGATCGTAATGATGCTGAACTGCGTGTTGCGTTGGGTATTGATGACATTGGGTTGTCTAAAGGTGAAGAATCAAAGGCAAATGCATCAATGATTCAGGAATCAGATGAGGAAAGCACAGACACTTGCACGTGGCTAGCAGANGCTGATGTGATATTGAAGAAGACCAATTCTGAAATAGCGTCTATGCATCGTGAGATTTCTAGGCTAACGAAGGAGGTAATGGACCTTCGTCAATTTCCAATGCAAAACGAAGAAGGTAGATTCGGTGAACCTGCAGAAGGAGTTGGTGCAGGTGACGAAGATGTCGATGTTGGAGAGGATGACCACCNTTTAGGGGAAGAAGTACCGGCAGGTGGGGATGAAGAAGGAGTTGGTGCAGGTGACGAAGATGTGGAT ATCCAACCATCCAGATGA